The Brasilonema sennae CENA114 genome includes a region encoding these proteins:
- a CDS encoding S-layer homology domain-containing protein, with product MASTPKSFRDIQNQWARLFVESLANEGVITGFPNRTFRPDTSVTRAEFAVILTKTFTKLKKKRDYIRFIDVAAHHWAAKAIQTAYAIGFLNGFLNDRFFPDSRISRLEVLLTLVKGLDLALKVKPEKLATLQEIYHDTNLIPDSAITQVAIATSAGLVASYPNTKLLKPNIPATRADVAVSVYQALFFMGEVQKIPSDYLVVPPQPQTELEHASL from the coding sequence ATGGCATCTACTCCTAAATCCTTTCGGGATATTCAAAATCAATGGGCACGCTTATTTGTAGAATCATTAGCGAATGAAGGGGTTATCACCGGGTTTCCCAATAGGACGTTTCGCCCTGACACTTCAGTAACCCGTGCTGAATTTGCTGTTATTCTTACTAAGACATTTACAAAACTTAAGAAAAAACGGGACTATATTCGTTTTATCGATGTTGCGGCTCATCACTGGGCAGCAAAAGCTATTCAAACAGCTTATGCAATAGGATTTCTAAATGGGTTTCTCAATGATCGCTTCTTTCCTGACAGTAGGATTTCTCGATTAGAAGTTTTGCTGACTCTGGTAAAAGGCTTGGATCTTGCCTTAAAAGTAAAGCCTGAGAAGCTTGCAACCCTTCAAGAGATTTATCACGATACCAATCTAATTCCTGATTCTGCAATAACTCAGGTTGCAATTGCCACAAGTGCAGGTCTTGTAGCTAGTTACCCAAATACAAAATTACTCAAGCCCAATATACCAGCAACTCGCGCCGATGTAGCAGTTTCTGTGTATCAAGCGCTTTTTTTTATGGGTGAGGTGCAAAAAATTCCCTCTGACTACCTTGTCGTCCCACCACAACCGCAAACTGAGTTAGAACACGCTTCATTATAA
- the rnhA gene encoding ribonuclease HI produces MSLVSTIKSIYTDGACTGNPGPGGWGVVVYFSDGSIHEMGGASSRTTNNKMEMQAAIAALQFLQDSGQNEAITLHTDSEYLINCVTKWVKSWKRKGWKKSDGNPVLNQDLLEILDDLNSPRVRWEHVRGHAGNIGNERCDTIARAFANNKTLSLQQQNFSLEQKNGLSISRVSDSETNPTIINTKKEAITTLATDITNMEPQTHSPSSANEELPREIRVTQLRNLVETLRIADEIAEKGYLITSSELADLMDVHASAVTSRGDEWRWRNWLVSRVRREGNQILWELERGDKVESETES; encoded by the coding sequence ATGTCTTTAGTTTCCACAATCAAAAGTATATACACTGATGGTGCTTGCACAGGCAACCCTGGCCCTGGTGGTTGGGGTGTGGTTGTCTATTTCAGTGATGGTTCGATTCACGAAATGGGCGGTGCATCCTCCCGAACGACTAACAATAAAATGGAGATGCAAGCTGCGATCGCCGCCCTCCAATTTTTGCAAGACTCAGGACAAAATGAAGCCATCACCCTCCACACCGACAGCGAATATCTGATAAACTGCGTGACAAAATGGGTGAAAAGCTGGAAAAGGAAAGGCTGGAAAAAGTCAGATGGAAATCCTGTGCTGAACCAAGACCTGTTAGAAATCTTAGACGATCTTAATAGTCCACGAGTTAGATGGGAGCATGTGCGGGGTCATGCAGGTAATATTGGTAACGAACGCTGTGATACGATCGCCCGCGCCTTTGCCAATAACAAAACTTTGTCCTTGCAACAACAAAACTTTTCTTTGGAACAAAAGAACGGTCTAAGTATATCAAGAGTATCAGATTCGGAAACAAATCCTACAATCATTAACACAAAGAAAGAAGCAATCACTACTCTTGCAACAGATATAACCAATATGGAACCACAAACCCACTCTCCTAGTTCCGCAAATGAGGAATTACCCCGAGAAATCAGGGTAACACAACTGCGCAACTTAGTAGAAACTCTCCGCATTGCGGACGAAATTGCCGAGAAAGGTTACCTGATCACAAGTTCTGAACTGGCAGACTTGATGGATGTTCACGCCAGCGCTGTTACCAGTCGTGGAGACGAGTGGCGCTGGCGAAACTGGCTTGTCTCACGGGTGCGGCGTGAAGGTAATCAAATTCTCTGGGAATTGGAACGGGGCGATAAGGTAGAAAGTGAGACGGAATCGTGA